A genomic stretch from Penaeus vannamei isolate JL-2024 chromosome 6, ASM4276789v1, whole genome shotgun sequence includes:
- the LOC113813694 gene encoding protein SpAN isoform X2 has product MEFLRALCLLCLAQSVRGETTVDENIYNERRQAFTEPPFRDFHDENIHASLPKEGFVILPKPFEETNPDRVEAGELFDKDIMLTEAQWRDLSLRKGLAYESSRWPEGVDGYPRVPYRFADDEVSQAAVRAGIAHWEQHTCIRFEQTTNINQPHLKFQKDIGCWSYVGYLSGYTTGQGISIGDGCSSLGIVVHEIGHAIGFYHEQSRSDRNDSIHVNEENIIDGKEGNFGREPHHRLDSKGIPYDYTSIMHYGGFGFSKNEHLTIATVDPRNQELIGRSGGLSHRDKHLANLMYGCIDKWLEVCGMSRDPCQNGGYTGANCTCVCPQGTSGSSCEINEQDYFASQRSNCSVLITSPGTITSPNYPNNYPYGLVCAKWILAPECSLPRVTFNAFRLTYCRDRLEIRTNNRYDGNFYCGTSIAPGTAFTSTTNELILMFYTRTNYQTGWSANVTFVDDPNCSLTTLPPITQAPTTLPQTTQAPTFLPPTTQIPTTLPQTTQAPTTLPPTTQAPTTLPPTTEAPTTLPPTTEAPTTLPPTTEAPTTLTPTTEAPTTLPPTTEAPTTLPPTTQAPTTLPPTTVAPTTLPPTTQTLTTLPPTTMPPTTLQPVPNCSILSTSAGVTWLSPHFGYENYPNNFMCGLTEHADSPYMTAFKINTLQLQRKKHRQCVDFIGIQIPYSRTLKLCGTKRGTVLVPNRNLNISFVTDNSVTDVGFSISITWRQSKCHRIIELTDSSAMGIITSPRFPKKYTKHTVCEWWIVAPEGKRIQLEFTRISLRDRNCLNSYIVIDKSGQATYWRENSSLLCAAHRTATVVSIGRAVNVAFAGGRKRSWGFSAQYTVV; this is encoded by the exons ATGGAGTTCTTAAGGGCCTTGTGTCTCCTCTGTCTAGCTCAG AGCGTACGTGGAGAGACGACCGTGGATGAAAACATCTATAAC gAGAGGCGACAGGCCTTCACTGAACCACCTTTTCGTGACTTTCAT gATGAGAACATCCATGCAAGCCTGCCTAAAGAAGGCTTTGTCATATTG CCGAAGCCCTTCGAGGAGACCAACCCTGACCGAGTCGAAGCCGGCGAGCTCTTCGACAAGGACATCATGCTGACGGAGGCACAGTGGAGGGACCTATCGCTGAGGAAGGGCCTGGCCTACGAGTCTTCCCGCTGGCCAGAGGGCGTAGACGGGTACCCGCGCGTGCCTTACCGCTTCGCCGACG ATGAGGTGAGTCAGGCGGCGGTCAGGGCCGGCATCGCGCACTGGGAGCAGCACACCTGCATCAGGTTCGAGCAGACTACCAACATCAACCAACCCCATCTTAAGTTCCAGAAGGATATTGGTTGTTGGTCATATGTTGGGTATCTCTCAGGATATACTACCGGCCAAGGCATTTCCATCGGTGACGGGTGTTCTTCC CTCGGCATAGTCGTCCACGAAATCGGACACGCCATCGGTTTCTACCACGAGCAGTCCCGCTCCGATCGCAACGACAGCATTCACGTCAACGAGGAGAATATCATAGATGGGAAAGAAGGCAACTTTGGTAGGGAACCACATCACCGCTTGGACAGCAAGGGAATTCCATACGACTACACAAGCATTATGCATTACGGCGGATTC GGCTTCTCGAAGAACGAGCACCTGACCATCGCCACGGTGGACCCGCGCAACCAGGAGCTAATCGGACGGAGCGGCGGCCTCTCGCACCGGGACAAGCACCTCGCCAATCTCATGTACGGCTGCATCG ACAAGTGGTTGGAAGTGTGTGGGATGAGCAGGGACCCCTGCCAGAACGGTGGTTACACTGGAGCAAATTGCACATGCGTGTGTCCACAGGGAACATCCGGGTCTTCCTGCGAAATAAATGAACAAGATTACTTTG CTTCGCAACGCAGCAACTGCAGTGTGCTCATCACAAGCCCGGGCACGATTACCTCACCTAACTACCCGAACAACTACCCTTATG GACTAGTATGTGCCAAGTGGATACTAGCGCCCGAGTGCAGCCTGCCCAGAGTGACTTTCAATGCCTTCAGGCTCACATACTGTAGGGACAGATTGGAGATTAGGACAAACAACCGCTACGATGGCAACTT CTACTGTGGCACTAGTATCGCCCCAGGGACCGCGTTTACCTCAACTACCAATGAGCTCATTCTGATGTTTTACACAAGAACCAATTACCAGACTGGTTGGTCTGCAAATGTCACTTTTGTTGATGATCCTAACTGCAGCCTGACCACTCTGCCACCAATCACGCAAGCACCTACCACTCTACCACAAACCACGCAAGCACCTACCTTTCTCCCACCAACCACACAAATACCTACCACTCTGCCACAAACCACGCAAGCACCTACCACTCTCCCACCAACCACGCAAGCACCTACCACTCTCCCACCAACCACGGAAGCACCTACCACTTTACCACCAACCACGGAAGCACCTACCACTCTCCCACCAACCACGGAAGCACCTACCACTCTCACACCAACCACGGAAGCACctaccactctgccaccaaccaCGGAAGCACctaccactctgccaccaaccaCGCAAGCACCTACCACTCTCCCACCAACCACGGTAGCACctaccactctgccaccaaccaCGCAAACACTTACTACTCTACCACCTACCACTATGCCACCAACCACACTACAACCCGTTCCAAACTGTTCGATACTGTCTACCAGTGCTGGAGTAACTTGGCTCTCACCACACTTCGGCTACGAGAACTACCCAAACAACTTCATGTGTGGACTTACTGAGCATGCG GATTCTCCATACATGACCGCCTTCAAGATCAACACTTTGCAACTGCAGCGGAAGAAACATAGGCAATGCGTTGACTTTATTGGGATTCAGATTCCTTACAGCAGGACTTTAAA GCTGTGTGGTACAAAGAGAGGGACTGTTCTAGTACCGAATAGGAATCTGAACATCAGCTTCGTGACTGACAACTCTGTAACAGACGTCGGATTTAGCATCAGTATCACGTGGCGGCAGAGTAAATGTCACCGCATCATTGAACTAACGGACTCCTCTGCAATGGGCATCATCACGAGTCCAAGGTTCCCGAAAAAATATACTAAACATACAGTCTGCGAGTGGTGGATTGTG GCCCCTGAAGGTAAAAGAATCCAACTAGAATTCACACGAATCAGCCTCAGGGACAGGAACTGCCTTAATTCTTACATCGTCATAGACAAGTCAGGGCAGGCCACCTACTGGCGAGAGAACAGCTCACTTCTCTGCGCTGCTCACAGAACGGCGACAGTCGTCTCGATTGGCCGCGCCGTTAACGTTGCTTTCGCCGGCGGACGGAAGCGCTCTTGGGGCTTCTCTGCTCAATACACCGTTGTGTAA
- the LOC113813694 gene encoding protein SpAN isoform X3 yields the protein MEFLRALCLLCLAQSVRGETTVDENIYNKFSEATTPDYNIYYDENIHASLPKEGFVILPKPFEETNPDRVEAGELFDKDIMLTEAQWRDLSLRKGLAYESSRWPEGVDGYPRVPYRFADDEVSQAAVRAGIAHWEQHTCIRFEQTTNINQPHLKFQKDIGCWSYVGYLSGYTTGQGISIGDGCSSLGIVVHEIGHAIGFYHEQSRSDRNDSIHVNEENIIDGKEGNFGREPHHRLDSKGIPYDYTSIMHYGGFGFSKNEHLTIATVDPRNQELIGRSGGLSHRDKHLANLMYGCIDKWLEVCGMSRDPCQNGGYTGANCTCVCPQGTSGSSCEINEQDYFASQRSNCSVLITSPGTITSPNYPNNYPYGLVCAKWILAPECSLPRVTFNAFRLTYCRDRLEIRTNNRYDGNFYCGTSIAPGTAFTSTTNELILMFYTRTNYQTGWSANVTFVDDPNCSLTTLPPITQAPTTLPQTTQAPTFLPPTTQIPTTLPQTTQAPTTLPPTTQAPTTLPPTTEAPTTLPPTTEAPTTLPPTTEAPTTLTPTTEAPTTLPPTTEAPTTLPPTTQAPTTLPPTTVAPTTLPPTTQTLTTLPPTTMPPTTLQPVPNCSILSTSAGVTWLSPHFGYENYPNNFMCGLTEHADSPYMTAFKINTLQLQRKKHRQCVDFIGIQIPYSRTLKLCGTKRGTVLVPNRNLNISFVTDNSVTDVGFSISITWRQSKCHRIIELTDSSAMGIITSPRFPKKYTKHTVCEWWIVAPEGKRIQLEFTRISLRDRNCLNSYIVIDKSGQATYWRENSSLLCAAHRTATVVSIGRAVNVAFAGGRKRSWGFSAQYTVV from the exons ATGGAGTTCTTAAGGGCCTTGTGTCTCCTCTGTCTAGCTCAG AGCGTACGTGGAGAGACGACCGTGGATGAAAACATCTATAAC AAATTTAGTGAAGCTACGACTCCAGACTATAACATCTACTAC gATGAGAACATCCATGCAAGCCTGCCTAAAGAAGGCTTTGTCATATTG CCGAAGCCCTTCGAGGAGACCAACCCTGACCGAGTCGAAGCCGGCGAGCTCTTCGACAAGGACATCATGCTGACGGAGGCACAGTGGAGGGACCTATCGCTGAGGAAGGGCCTGGCCTACGAGTCTTCCCGCTGGCCAGAGGGCGTAGACGGGTACCCGCGCGTGCCTTACCGCTTCGCCGACG ATGAGGTGAGTCAGGCGGCGGTCAGGGCCGGCATCGCGCACTGGGAGCAGCACACCTGCATCAGGTTCGAGCAGACTACCAACATCAACCAACCCCATCTTAAGTTCCAGAAGGATATTGGTTGTTGGTCATATGTTGGGTATCTCTCAGGATATACTACCGGCCAAGGCATTTCCATCGGTGACGGGTGTTCTTCC CTCGGCATAGTCGTCCACGAAATCGGACACGCCATCGGTTTCTACCACGAGCAGTCCCGCTCCGATCGCAACGACAGCATTCACGTCAACGAGGAGAATATCATAGATGGGAAAGAAGGCAACTTTGGTAGGGAACCACATCACCGCTTGGACAGCAAGGGAATTCCATACGACTACACAAGCATTATGCATTACGGCGGATTC GGCTTCTCGAAGAACGAGCACCTGACCATCGCCACGGTGGACCCGCGCAACCAGGAGCTAATCGGACGGAGCGGCGGCCTCTCGCACCGGGACAAGCACCTCGCCAATCTCATGTACGGCTGCATCG ACAAGTGGTTGGAAGTGTGTGGGATGAGCAGGGACCCCTGCCAGAACGGTGGTTACACTGGAGCAAATTGCACATGCGTGTGTCCACAGGGAACATCCGGGTCTTCCTGCGAAATAAATGAACAAGATTACTTTG CTTCGCAACGCAGCAACTGCAGTGTGCTCATCACAAGCCCGGGCACGATTACCTCACCTAACTACCCGAACAACTACCCTTATG GACTAGTATGTGCCAAGTGGATACTAGCGCCCGAGTGCAGCCTGCCCAGAGTGACTTTCAATGCCTTCAGGCTCACATACTGTAGGGACAGATTGGAGATTAGGACAAACAACCGCTACGATGGCAACTT CTACTGTGGCACTAGTATCGCCCCAGGGACCGCGTTTACCTCAACTACCAATGAGCTCATTCTGATGTTTTACACAAGAACCAATTACCAGACTGGTTGGTCTGCAAATGTCACTTTTGTTGATGATCCTAACTGCAGCCTGACCACTCTGCCACCAATCACGCAAGCACCTACCACTCTACCACAAACCACGCAAGCACCTACCTTTCTCCCACCAACCACACAAATACCTACCACTCTGCCACAAACCACGCAAGCACCTACCACTCTCCCACCAACCACGCAAGCACCTACCACTCTCCCACCAACCACGGAAGCACCTACCACTTTACCACCAACCACGGAAGCACCTACCACTCTCCCACCAACCACGGAAGCACCTACCACTCTCACACCAACCACGGAAGCACctaccactctgccaccaaccaCGGAAGCACctaccactctgccaccaaccaCGCAAGCACCTACCACTCTCCCACCAACCACGGTAGCACctaccactctgccaccaaccaCGCAAACACTTACTACTCTACCACCTACCACTATGCCACCAACCACACTACAACCCGTTCCAAACTGTTCGATACTGTCTACCAGTGCTGGAGTAACTTGGCTCTCACCACACTTCGGCTACGAGAACTACCCAAACAACTTCATGTGTGGACTTACTGAGCATGCG GATTCTCCATACATGACCGCCTTCAAGATCAACACTTTGCAACTGCAGCGGAAGAAACATAGGCAATGCGTTGACTTTATTGGGATTCAGATTCCTTACAGCAGGACTTTAAA GCTGTGTGGTACAAAGAGAGGGACTGTTCTAGTACCGAATAGGAATCTGAACATCAGCTTCGTGACTGACAACTCTGTAACAGACGTCGGATTTAGCATCAGTATCACGTGGCGGCAGAGTAAATGTCACCGCATCATTGAACTAACGGACTCCTCTGCAATGGGCATCATCACGAGTCCAAGGTTCCCGAAAAAATATACTAAACATACAGTCTGCGAGTGGTGGATTGTG GCCCCTGAAGGTAAAAGAATCCAACTAGAATTCACACGAATCAGCCTCAGGGACAGGAACTGCCTTAATTCTTACATCGTCATAGACAAGTCAGGGCAGGCCACCTACTGGCGAGAGAACAGCTCACTTCTCTGCGCTGCTCACAGAACGGCGACAGTCGTCTCGATTGGCCGCGCCGTTAACGTTGCTTTCGCCGGCGGACGGAAGCGCTCTTGGGGCTTCTCTGCTCAATACACCGTTGTGTAA
- the LOC113813694 gene encoding blastula protease 10 isoform X4: MEFLRALCLLCLAQSVRGETTVDENIYNDENIHASLPKEGFVILPKPFEETNPDRVEAGELFDKDIMLTEAQWRDLSLRKGLAYESSRWPEGVDGYPRVPYRFADDEVSQAAVRAGIAHWEQHTCIRFEQTTNINQPHLKFQKDIGCWSYVGYLSGYTTGQGISIGDGCSSLGIVVHEIGHAIGFYHEQSRSDRNDSIHVNEENIIDGKEGNFGREPHHRLDSKGIPYDYTSIMHYGGFGFSKNEHLTIATVDPRNQELIGRSGGLSHRDKHLANLMYGCIDKWLEVCGMSRDPCQNGGYTGANCTCVCPQGTSGSSCEINEQDYFASQRSNCSVLITSPGTITSPNYPNNYPYGLVCAKWILAPECSLPRVTFNAFRLTYCRDRLEIRTNNRYDGNFYCGTSIAPGTAFTSTTNELILMFYTRTNYQTGWSANVTFVDDPNCSLTTLPPITQAPTTLPQTTQAPTFLPPTTQIPTTLPQTTQAPTTLPPTTQAPTTLPPTTEAPTTLPPTTEAPTTLPPTTEAPTTLTPTTEAPTTLPPTTEAPTTLPPTTQAPTTLPPTTVAPTTLPPTTQTLTTLPPTTMPPTTLQPVPNCSILSTSAGVTWLSPHFGYENYPNNFMCGLTEHADSPYMTAFKINTLQLQRKKHRQCVDFIGIQIPYSRTLKLCGTKRGTVLVPNRNLNISFVTDNSVTDVGFSISITWRQSKCHRIIELTDSSAMGIITSPRFPKKYTKHTVCEWWIVAPEGKRIQLEFTRISLRDRNCLNSYIVIDKSGQATYWRENSSLLCAAHRTATVVSIGRAVNVAFAGGRKRSWGFSAQYTVV, translated from the exons ATGGAGTTCTTAAGGGCCTTGTGTCTCCTCTGTCTAGCTCAG AGCGTACGTGGAGAGACGACCGTGGATGAAAACATCTATAAC gATGAGAACATCCATGCAAGCCTGCCTAAAGAAGGCTTTGTCATATTG CCGAAGCCCTTCGAGGAGACCAACCCTGACCGAGTCGAAGCCGGCGAGCTCTTCGACAAGGACATCATGCTGACGGAGGCACAGTGGAGGGACCTATCGCTGAGGAAGGGCCTGGCCTACGAGTCTTCCCGCTGGCCAGAGGGCGTAGACGGGTACCCGCGCGTGCCTTACCGCTTCGCCGACG ATGAGGTGAGTCAGGCGGCGGTCAGGGCCGGCATCGCGCACTGGGAGCAGCACACCTGCATCAGGTTCGAGCAGACTACCAACATCAACCAACCCCATCTTAAGTTCCAGAAGGATATTGGTTGTTGGTCATATGTTGGGTATCTCTCAGGATATACTACCGGCCAAGGCATTTCCATCGGTGACGGGTGTTCTTCC CTCGGCATAGTCGTCCACGAAATCGGACACGCCATCGGTTTCTACCACGAGCAGTCCCGCTCCGATCGCAACGACAGCATTCACGTCAACGAGGAGAATATCATAGATGGGAAAGAAGGCAACTTTGGTAGGGAACCACATCACCGCTTGGACAGCAAGGGAATTCCATACGACTACACAAGCATTATGCATTACGGCGGATTC GGCTTCTCGAAGAACGAGCACCTGACCATCGCCACGGTGGACCCGCGCAACCAGGAGCTAATCGGACGGAGCGGCGGCCTCTCGCACCGGGACAAGCACCTCGCCAATCTCATGTACGGCTGCATCG ACAAGTGGTTGGAAGTGTGTGGGATGAGCAGGGACCCCTGCCAGAACGGTGGTTACACTGGAGCAAATTGCACATGCGTGTGTCCACAGGGAACATCCGGGTCTTCCTGCGAAATAAATGAACAAGATTACTTTG CTTCGCAACGCAGCAACTGCAGTGTGCTCATCACAAGCCCGGGCACGATTACCTCACCTAACTACCCGAACAACTACCCTTATG GACTAGTATGTGCCAAGTGGATACTAGCGCCCGAGTGCAGCCTGCCCAGAGTGACTTTCAATGCCTTCAGGCTCACATACTGTAGGGACAGATTGGAGATTAGGACAAACAACCGCTACGATGGCAACTT CTACTGTGGCACTAGTATCGCCCCAGGGACCGCGTTTACCTCAACTACCAATGAGCTCATTCTGATGTTTTACACAAGAACCAATTACCAGACTGGTTGGTCTGCAAATGTCACTTTTGTTGATGATCCTAACTGCAGCCTGACCACTCTGCCACCAATCACGCAAGCACCTACCACTCTACCACAAACCACGCAAGCACCTACCTTTCTCCCACCAACCACACAAATACCTACCACTCTGCCACAAACCACGCAAGCACCTACCACTCTCCCACCAACCACGCAAGCACCTACCACTCTCCCACCAACCACGGAAGCACCTACCACTTTACCACCAACCACGGAAGCACCTACCACTCTCCCACCAACCACGGAAGCACCTACCACTCTCACACCAACCACGGAAGCACctaccactctgccaccaaccaCGGAAGCACctaccactctgccaccaaccaCGCAAGCACCTACCACTCTCCCACCAACCACGGTAGCACctaccactctgccaccaaccaCGCAAACACTTACTACTCTACCACCTACCACTATGCCACCAACCACACTACAACCCGTTCCAAACTGTTCGATACTGTCTACCAGTGCTGGAGTAACTTGGCTCTCACCACACTTCGGCTACGAGAACTACCCAAACAACTTCATGTGTGGACTTACTGAGCATGCG GATTCTCCATACATGACCGCCTTCAAGATCAACACTTTGCAACTGCAGCGGAAGAAACATAGGCAATGCGTTGACTTTATTGGGATTCAGATTCCTTACAGCAGGACTTTAAA GCTGTGTGGTACAAAGAGAGGGACTGTTCTAGTACCGAATAGGAATCTGAACATCAGCTTCGTGACTGACAACTCTGTAACAGACGTCGGATTTAGCATCAGTATCACGTGGCGGCAGAGTAAATGTCACCGCATCATTGAACTAACGGACTCCTCTGCAATGGGCATCATCACGAGTCCAAGGTTCCCGAAAAAATATACTAAACATACAGTCTGCGAGTGGTGGATTGTG GCCCCTGAAGGTAAAAGAATCCAACTAGAATTCACACGAATCAGCCTCAGGGACAGGAACTGCCTTAATTCTTACATCGTCATAGACAAGTCAGGGCAGGCCACCTACTGGCGAGAGAACAGCTCACTTCTCTGCGCTGCTCACAGAACGGCGACAGTCGTCTCGATTGGCCGCGCCGTTAACGTTGCTTTCGCCGGCGGACGGAAGCGCTCTTGGGGCTTCTCTGCTCAATACACCGTTGTGTAA
- the LOC113813694 gene encoding protein SpAN isoform X1, with protein MEFLRALCLLCLAQSVRGETTVDENIYNERRQAFTEPPFRDFHKFSEATTPDYNIYYDENIHASLPKEGFVILPKPFEETNPDRVEAGELFDKDIMLTEAQWRDLSLRKGLAYESSRWPEGVDGYPRVPYRFADDEVSQAAVRAGIAHWEQHTCIRFEQTTNINQPHLKFQKDIGCWSYVGYLSGYTTGQGISIGDGCSSLGIVVHEIGHAIGFYHEQSRSDRNDSIHVNEENIIDGKEGNFGREPHHRLDSKGIPYDYTSIMHYGGFGFSKNEHLTIATVDPRNQELIGRSGGLSHRDKHLANLMYGCIDKWLEVCGMSRDPCQNGGYTGANCTCVCPQGTSGSSCEINEQDYFASQRSNCSVLITSPGTITSPNYPNNYPYGLVCAKWILAPECSLPRVTFNAFRLTYCRDRLEIRTNNRYDGNFYCGTSIAPGTAFTSTTNELILMFYTRTNYQTGWSANVTFVDDPNCSLTTLPPITQAPTTLPQTTQAPTFLPPTTQIPTTLPQTTQAPTTLPPTTQAPTTLPPTTEAPTTLPPTTEAPTTLPPTTEAPTTLTPTTEAPTTLPPTTEAPTTLPPTTQAPTTLPPTTVAPTTLPPTTQTLTTLPPTTMPPTTLQPVPNCSILSTSAGVTWLSPHFGYENYPNNFMCGLTEHADSPYMTAFKINTLQLQRKKHRQCVDFIGIQIPYSRTLKLCGTKRGTVLVPNRNLNISFVTDNSVTDVGFSISITWRQSKCHRIIELTDSSAMGIITSPRFPKKYTKHTVCEWWIVAPEGKRIQLEFTRISLRDRNCLNSYIVIDKSGQATYWRENSSLLCAAHRTATVVSIGRAVNVAFAGGRKRSWGFSAQYTVV; from the exons ATGGAGTTCTTAAGGGCCTTGTGTCTCCTCTGTCTAGCTCAG AGCGTACGTGGAGAGACGACCGTGGATGAAAACATCTATAAC gAGAGGCGACAGGCCTTCACTGAACCACCTTTTCGTGACTTTCAT AAATTTAGTGAAGCTACGACTCCAGACTATAACATCTACTAC gATGAGAACATCCATGCAAGCCTGCCTAAAGAAGGCTTTGTCATATTG CCGAAGCCCTTCGAGGAGACCAACCCTGACCGAGTCGAAGCCGGCGAGCTCTTCGACAAGGACATCATGCTGACGGAGGCACAGTGGAGGGACCTATCGCTGAGGAAGGGCCTGGCCTACGAGTCTTCCCGCTGGCCAGAGGGCGTAGACGGGTACCCGCGCGTGCCTTACCGCTTCGCCGACG ATGAGGTGAGTCAGGCGGCGGTCAGGGCCGGCATCGCGCACTGGGAGCAGCACACCTGCATCAGGTTCGAGCAGACTACCAACATCAACCAACCCCATCTTAAGTTCCAGAAGGATATTGGTTGTTGGTCATATGTTGGGTATCTCTCAGGATATACTACCGGCCAAGGCATTTCCATCGGTGACGGGTGTTCTTCC CTCGGCATAGTCGTCCACGAAATCGGACACGCCATCGGTTTCTACCACGAGCAGTCCCGCTCCGATCGCAACGACAGCATTCACGTCAACGAGGAGAATATCATAGATGGGAAAGAAGGCAACTTTGGTAGGGAACCACATCACCGCTTGGACAGCAAGGGAATTCCATACGACTACACAAGCATTATGCATTACGGCGGATTC GGCTTCTCGAAGAACGAGCACCTGACCATCGCCACGGTGGACCCGCGCAACCAGGAGCTAATCGGACGGAGCGGCGGCCTCTCGCACCGGGACAAGCACCTCGCCAATCTCATGTACGGCTGCATCG ACAAGTGGTTGGAAGTGTGTGGGATGAGCAGGGACCCCTGCCAGAACGGTGGTTACACTGGAGCAAATTGCACATGCGTGTGTCCACAGGGAACATCCGGGTCTTCCTGCGAAATAAATGAACAAGATTACTTTG CTTCGCAACGCAGCAACTGCAGTGTGCTCATCACAAGCCCGGGCACGATTACCTCACCTAACTACCCGAACAACTACCCTTATG GACTAGTATGTGCCAAGTGGATACTAGCGCCCGAGTGCAGCCTGCCCAGAGTGACTTTCAATGCCTTCAGGCTCACATACTGTAGGGACAGATTGGAGATTAGGACAAACAACCGCTACGATGGCAACTT CTACTGTGGCACTAGTATCGCCCCAGGGACCGCGTTTACCTCAACTACCAATGAGCTCATTCTGATGTTTTACACAAGAACCAATTACCAGACTGGTTGGTCTGCAAATGTCACTTTTGTTGATGATCCTAACTGCAGCCTGACCACTCTGCCACCAATCACGCAAGCACCTACCACTCTACCACAAACCACGCAAGCACCTACCTTTCTCCCACCAACCACACAAATACCTACCACTCTGCCACAAACCACGCAAGCACCTACCACTCTCCCACCAACCACGCAAGCACCTACCACTCTCCCACCAACCACGGAAGCACCTACCACTTTACCACCAACCACGGAAGCACCTACCACTCTCCCACCAACCACGGAAGCACCTACCACTCTCACACCAACCACGGAAGCACctaccactctgccaccaaccaCGGAAGCACctaccactctgccaccaaccaCGCAAGCACCTACCACTCTCCCACCAACCACGGTAGCACctaccactctgccaccaaccaCGCAAACACTTACTACTCTACCACCTACCACTATGCCACCAACCACACTACAACCCGTTCCAAACTGTTCGATACTGTCTACCAGTGCTGGAGTAACTTGGCTCTCACCACACTTCGGCTACGAGAACTACCCAAACAACTTCATGTGTGGACTTACTGAGCATGCG GATTCTCCATACATGACCGCCTTCAAGATCAACACTTTGCAACTGCAGCGGAAGAAACATAGGCAATGCGTTGACTTTATTGGGATTCAGATTCCTTACAGCAGGACTTTAAA GCTGTGTGGTACAAAGAGAGGGACTGTTCTAGTACCGAATAGGAATCTGAACATCAGCTTCGTGACTGACAACTCTGTAACAGACGTCGGATTTAGCATCAGTATCACGTGGCGGCAGAGTAAATGTCACCGCATCATTGAACTAACGGACTCCTCTGCAATGGGCATCATCACGAGTCCAAGGTTCCCGAAAAAATATACTAAACATACAGTCTGCGAGTGGTGGATTGTG GCCCCTGAAGGTAAAAGAATCCAACTAGAATTCACACGAATCAGCCTCAGGGACAGGAACTGCCTTAATTCTTACATCGTCATAGACAAGTCAGGGCAGGCCACCTACTGGCGAGAGAACAGCTCACTTCTCTGCGCTGCTCACAGAACGGCGACAGTCGTCTCGATTGGCCGCGCCGTTAACGTTGCTTTCGCCGGCGGACGGAAGCGCTCTTGGGGCTTCTCTGCTCAATACACCGTTGTGTAA